Part of the Candidatus Izemoplasmatales bacterium genome, TAAGAACTTCAAAGCGATTATAATAATACTATATGCGTAAGCAACCACCATCCGGAGGAATCGATATGGACAAGAAGCAGATCGTCTTTGAAAAGATCAAGGAAATCATCATCCAGGAACTCGGCGTCAAGCCCGAGAAGATCGTCCTGAACGCCGCCCTCGCCGACGACTTCGGCGCCGACTCGCTCGACGCCCTCGAACTCTTCAACCAGATCGAAAGCGAGTTCCTCGTCTCGATCTCGGACGAGGCCGCGACCAAGATGAAGGACGTCTCCGACCTCGTCGACTACGTCCTCGAGCACGTGAACGCCAAGTATTTCGGATAAACCCAAACGAATCGGAAAGAAACCTCTCACCGGAGGATGTCGTCCTTGCACAGAGGGCGGCTTTTTTCTTACAAAGGAGCACACTCATGATCGTCAAAATCAAGGGAACCCAGGACATCCTGCCGGACGAATCGTCCCGCTGGCAGGAACTCGAAACCGTCATCCGGAACGTCTCCGCCCTGTACGACTTCAAGGAGATCCGCACGCCGATCTTCGAGGCGAGCGAACTCTACCACCGCGGCGTCGGCGAAGGCACCGACATCGTGAAGAAGGAGACCTACGACTTCGCCGACCGCGGCGACCGGATGGTCACGCTCCGTCCCGAGGGGACCGCGGGCGTCGTCCGCGCGGTCGTCGAGAACAAGCTCTACGCCGACCCCTCGCTCCCGCTCAAGCTCTACTACGTCGGACCGATGTTCCGCTACGAGCGTCCCCAGAAGGGACGCCAGCGCCAGTTCCATCAGTTCGGCGCGGAAGCGCTCGGCTCGACCTCGCCGCAGACCGACGCCGAGATGATCGCCTACGCCGTCACGACCCTGAAGGCGCTCCGCCTTCCGAACGTGAAGGTCAAGGTCAACTCGCTCGGCGGGAAGGAATCGAAGGAAAGCTACCGCACGCGGCTCCTCTCCTACCTCGAGCCGGCCGTCGGCGGCCTCTGCCCCGACTGCCAGCAGCGCTACAAGGAGAATCCGCTTCGCGTCCTCGACTGCAAGGTCGACCGCGAGAATCCGGTGCTGAAGGACGCCCCGAAGCCCCTCGACGACTTGAACGCCGCCGATCGGACGCACTTCGAGACGGTCCTTTCCTACCTCGACGCGATGCACGTCGCATACGAGGTCGACAAGTCGCTCGTGCGCGGCCTCGACTACTACACCCGCACCGTCTTCGAACTCGAGGCTGATTTGCCTTCGCTCGGCGCCCAGGCGACGCTCGGCGGCGGCGGCCGCTACGACGACCTCGTCGAAGGCCTCGACGGCCCGGCGTTCCCGGCGGTCGGCTTCGCCTTCGGGATGGAGCGCCTCCTGCTCGCCCGCGAGGCCGTCGACCAAGGCAAGCGCGACGAGTCGATCCACGTCTTCCTGATCGCCCTCGGCGACGCCGCCCGGCCGAAGGTCATGGAACTGATGACCGGCCTCCGCCACGGCGGGCTGATCTGCGACGCCGACTTCATGGACCGCCCCCTCAAGGGCCAGTTCAAGCAGGCCGAGCGCCTCGGCGCGGCCTACACCGTGATCCTCGGCGAGACCGAGGTCGCAAACGGCACCGCGAACGTCAAGGACGCGAAGACCGGCGAACAGACGACGGTGAACCAGACCGAGCTCTACGGCTGGCTCGTCGACCGCTTCCGGGCGCAGGAGCATTCCTGTTCCGGCGACTGCGGGGACTGCGGCGAAGATTGCCATTAATCGCCTAAATGGGTGTTTTTTTGGCCGCCGTTATGCTATAATCAAACAGGACGGGGCGTGATTCCATTGAAAAAGAAACTCTTTTCCGACGACAATCTGAACCGCGCGATCAAGATCCTGGCGATCGTCCTCCTGACGCTCGCCGTCTTCTTCATGGCGACGCAGTTCAAGGACCTGTGGACCTGGATCACCGACGCCGTCAAGGCCGTGATCGTCCCGGTCGCGGTCGCCTACCTGATCGCGCTCATCCTCTTCCCGCTCATCAAGTACCTCGAGAAGAAGGGCATCGGGCCGCGCTGGCTCTCGCTCGCGATCGTCTTCATCCTCGCCGCCGGCATCGTCTTCGGGGCGTTCTTCTTCCTCGTCCCGATGCTCATCG contains:
- the acpP gene encoding acyl carrier protein, which encodes MDKKQIVFEKIKEIIIQELGVKPEKIVLNAALADDFGADSLDALELFNQIESEFLVSISDEAATKMKDVSDLVDYVLEHVNAKYFG
- the hisS gene encoding histidine--tRNA ligase, whose translation is MIVKIKGTQDILPDESSRWQELETVIRNVSALYDFKEIRTPIFEASELYHRGVGEGTDIVKKETYDFADRGDRMVTLRPEGTAGVVRAVVENKLYADPSLPLKLYYVGPMFRYERPQKGRQRQFHQFGAEALGSTSPQTDAEMIAYAVTTLKALRLPNVKVKVNSLGGKESKESYRTRLLSYLEPAVGGLCPDCQQRYKENPLRVLDCKVDRENPVLKDAPKPLDDLNAADRTHFETVLSYLDAMHVAYEVDKSLVRGLDYYTRTVFELEADLPSLGAQATLGGGGRYDDLVEGLDGPAFPAVGFAFGMERLLLAREAVDQGKRDESIHVFLIALGDAARPKVMELMTGLRHGGLICDADFMDRPLKGQFKQAERLGAAYTVILGETEVANGTANVKDAKTGEQTTVNQTELYGWLVDRFRAQEHSCSGDCGDCGEDCH